Proteins from a genomic interval of Rhodothermus marinus:
- a CDS encoding YfhO family protein, whose translation MAASARSSRSRKASTVALPAWHGLWDRLPERHRHLICLLLLLALSLAFFAPIHFGGKRLIGSDTVNWRAMAQSVIAYRDSTGTEPLWATNAFAGMPAYMISYPAKVPQVDSLLNWLRGFLWPTSHFFFLLAGTYWLVVYLTRRQWAGMLAAVAYGLTTYIPIILKAGHNSKFIALCFAPWLVLAFVHGLRRPRLLSGLLFAVVLAANLRAGHVQITYYVAFLLGLWWLVEGVAAWREGRLAVFGQATGWLALGSMLALLMIAQPYWPVYEYKQYTIRGGSEATGGGDGLDWDYAMGWSQAPGELVTLLIADAYGGGSPTYWGPKPFTEGPHYVGGIVLWLALLALWRRRGRTAWILGAGTLLMILFSLGSYFPLLNRFMFEYFPLFDAFRVPETWLSTAALGLALLAALGGGWLLEQQPERSRTLRPAYQVWLGLVGLVLVLWLARGSLFSFERPGEVEQIARQVAAANNVAPDDPRLLQAVRQYVAEQRTVRSNLFGRDAQRTLVFLLLAGGLLWLYDRQRLPGWGLMAGLTLLVTIDLWGVGRRHLNEEVLTDAREATDLIPTYSFDRFLLERQREAGGPGHFRVLSLESGNPMTNARPSYYHESIGGYHGAKLRLFQDYIDHLFVDPATGLPRSRALDLLSVRYVVVPAGASLPGMRVVFEDERWRVLENPSALPRAFLVGRYEVVPDLTAHRQRLLDPALDLRQTVLLREDPGIEVTPIDSTSTASVRLVRFGPREIVWEVATDAPRLLVVDEVYYPAGWHATVDGQPAPILQANYLLRAVPVPAGTHTVVMRFDPASHVWGVRIAALATLLAYGGVLLLLGLGWYRQRRKG comes from the coding sequence AAGGCGTCCACGGTCGCCCTGCCGGCCTGGCATGGCCTCTGGGATCGCCTTCCGGAACGGCATCGGCATCTGATCTGCCTGCTGTTGCTGCTGGCGCTCTCGCTGGCCTTTTTTGCGCCGATTCATTTCGGGGGTAAGCGGCTGATCGGCAGCGATACGGTCAACTGGCGGGCCATGGCCCAGTCGGTCATCGCCTATCGCGATTCGACGGGCACCGAACCGCTCTGGGCCACGAATGCGTTCGCCGGCATGCCGGCCTATATGATTTCCTATCCGGCAAAGGTGCCCCAGGTCGATAGCCTGCTGAACTGGCTGCGAGGCTTTCTGTGGCCGACCTCCCATTTCTTCTTTCTGCTGGCCGGTACCTACTGGCTGGTGGTCTATCTGACGCGCCGACAATGGGCGGGCATGCTGGCGGCCGTGGCCTACGGACTGACCACCTACATTCCGATCATTCTGAAAGCAGGACACAACTCGAAATTCATCGCGCTCTGTTTTGCGCCCTGGCTGGTGCTGGCTTTTGTGCATGGGTTGCGGCGGCCCCGGTTGCTGTCGGGCCTGTTGTTTGCCGTGGTGCTGGCCGCCAACCTGCGGGCCGGGCACGTGCAGATCACGTACTACGTGGCGTTTCTGCTGGGGCTCTGGTGGCTGGTGGAAGGCGTGGCCGCCTGGCGCGAAGGACGTCTGGCCGTATTCGGACAGGCGACGGGCTGGCTCGCGCTGGGAAGCATGCTGGCGCTGCTGATGATTGCCCAGCCCTACTGGCCGGTCTACGAGTACAAACAGTACACGATCCGGGGTGGAAGCGAAGCCACCGGAGGGGGCGACGGGCTGGACTGGGACTATGCGATGGGCTGGAGCCAGGCGCCCGGCGAACTCGTCACGCTGCTGATTGCCGACGCCTACGGGGGCGGCAGCCCCACCTACTGGGGGCCCAAGCCGTTCACCGAGGGGCCGCACTACGTGGGCGGTATCGTGCTCTGGCTGGCCCTGCTGGCGCTCTGGCGTCGGCGGGGGCGCACCGCCTGGATCCTGGGCGCCGGCACGCTGCTGATGATCCTGTTCTCGCTGGGCAGCTACTTTCCGCTGCTCAACCGCTTCATGTTCGAGTATTTCCCGCTGTTCGATGCCTTTCGGGTGCCGGAAACCTGGCTGAGCACGGCGGCTCTGGGACTGGCCCTGCTGGCCGCACTGGGCGGCGGCTGGCTGCTCGAACAGCAGCCGGAGCGGTCGCGGACGCTGCGGCCGGCCTATCAGGTGTGGCTGGGACTGGTCGGGCTGGTACTGGTGCTCTGGCTGGCGCGGGGCAGCCTGTTTTCCTTTGAGCGACCGGGCGAAGTGGAACAGATCGCCCGGCAGGTGGCCGCCGCCAACAACGTGGCCCCGGACGATCCGCGCCTGCTGCAGGCGGTGCGACAGTACGTGGCCGAGCAGCGGACGGTACGCTCCAACCTGTTCGGTCGCGATGCACAGCGCACGCTGGTATTTCTGCTGCTGGCCGGCGGATTGCTCTGGCTCTACGACCGGCAGCGGCTGCCCGGCTGGGGGCTGATGGCCGGACTGACCCTGCTGGTAACGATCGACCTGTGGGGCGTGGGGCGACGCCACCTGAACGAGGAGGTGCTGACGGACGCCCGGGAAGCCACCGATCTGATCCCCACCTATTCGTTCGATCGTTTTCTGCTGGAGCGGCAACGGGAGGCCGGAGGACCGGGCCACTTCCGGGTGCTGTCGCTCGAAAGCGGTAACCCCATGACGAACGCCCGGCCGTCCTACTATCACGAGTCGATCGGCGGCTACCACGGCGCCAAGCTGCGGCTGTTTCAGGATTACATCGACCACCTGTTCGTCGATCCGGCGACCGGACTGCCGCGGTCGCGGGCACTGGATCTGTTGAGCGTGCGCTACGTGGTGGTACCGGCCGGCGCCTCGCTGCCCGGCATGCGCGTGGTGTTCGAGGACGAGCGCTGGCGCGTGCTGGAGAACCCCTCGGCGCTACCCCGGGCGTTTCTGGTGGGGCGGTATGAAGTGGTACCCGATCTGACAGCCCACCGGCAGCGGCTCTTGGATCCGGCGCTGGATCTGCGCCAGACCGTGCTGCTGCGCGAGGACCCCGGGATCGAAGTGACGCCCATCGATTCGACCAGCACGGCTTCGGTGCGGCTGGTGCGCTTCGGTCCCCGCGAGATCGTCTGGGAGGTGGCCACCGACGCGCCGCGGCTGCTGGTGGTGGACGAGGTGTATTATCCGGCCGGGTGGCATGCCACGGTAGACGGCCAGCCCGCCCCGATCCTGCAGGCCAACTATCTGCTTCGGGCCGTGCCGGTGCCGGCCGGCACGCACACCGTGGTGATGCGCTTCGATCCGGCCAGTCACGTCTGGGGCGTGCGAATCGCCGCGCTGGCGACCCTGCTGGCGTACGGGGGCGTCCTGTTGCTGCTGGGACTGGGCTGGTATCGACAGAGGCGGAAAGGATGA
- a CDS encoding glycosyltransferase, with protein sequence MSRSGKRWVLLVTYYFPPAGGAAVQRFLKFARYLPQHGWQPVVLTVRPEDAAYPSRDPELLEEVPPDVPVIRTRAWDPYAAYARLLGQRKEEAVSVGFAGRPHRSWKERLARWIRANLFLPDARVGWVPFALRALPRLLRRYPIEAVVTTGPPHSTHLIGYRAHRRYGLPWVADLRDPWTGIDYYEMLPMTRWARRIDAWLERRVLQAASHRVVVTPAMQRALEARGLPAVLIPNGFDPADFEGLQPRPSEHFWVTYAGSMNPARNPEALWQALRSLNDATQLRVRLIGTVDASVHRAIAQHGLTDRVEVLPFLPHRQVLQYLLDSALLLLVVNRVAGNAWIITSKLYEYLGAGRPVLGIGPVAGDAAAVLRETKAGEMFDYDDVEGIAAYLRRHYEAWAAGRPLPGAPPELARRYSRPYLAGELARLLEEVTHAEPCVSAAS encoded by the coding sequence ATGAGTCGGTCGGGGAAGCGGTGGGTGCTGCTGGTCACGTATTACTTTCCGCCGGCGGGTGGGGCGGCCGTGCAGCGGTTTTTGAAGTTCGCGCGCTATCTGCCGCAGCATGGCTGGCAGCCGGTGGTGCTGACCGTTCGCCCCGAGGACGCCGCCTATCCGTCGCGCGACCCGGAATTGCTGGAGGAAGTGCCGCCCGACGTGCCGGTGATCCGTACGCGTGCCTGGGATCCGTATGCCGCCTACGCGCGCCTGCTGGGCCAGCGTAAGGAGGAAGCGGTAAGCGTGGGCTTTGCCGGACGGCCCCACCGGAGCTGGAAGGAACGACTGGCCCGCTGGATCCGGGCGAATCTGTTTCTGCCGGACGCCCGCGTGGGCTGGGTGCCGTTTGCCCTGCGGGCGCTGCCCCGGCTGCTCCGGCGGTATCCGATCGAAGCCGTGGTGACGACCGGGCCGCCGCATTCGACGCATCTGATCGGCTACCGGGCACACCGGCGCTACGGGCTACCCTGGGTGGCCGACCTGCGCGATCCCTGGACCGGGATCGATTATTACGAAATGCTTCCCATGACGCGCTGGGCGCGTCGGATCGATGCCTGGCTGGAACGTCGGGTGCTACAGGCCGCCTCGCATCGGGTGGTGGTAACCCCGGCCATGCAGCGGGCCCTGGAAGCCCGGGGACTGCCGGCCGTGTTGATCCCGAACGGCTTTGATCCGGCCGACTTCGAGGGGTTGCAGCCGCGGCCGTCCGAACACTTCTGGGTGACCTACGCCGGCAGCATGAATCCGGCGCGCAATCCGGAGGCGCTCTGGCAGGCACTGCGAAGCCTGAACGACGCCACGCAGCTTCGGGTGCGGTTGATCGGCACGGTGGATGCGTCCGTCCACCGGGCTATCGCGCAACATGGACTGACGGACAGGGTGGAGGTGCTGCCTTTTCTTCCGCATCGGCAGGTGCTCCAGTACCTGCTCGACAGCGCCTTGCTGCTGCTCGTGGTCAACCGCGTGGCCGGGAATGCCTGGATAATTACGAGCAAGTTGTACGAATACCTGGGAGCCGGACGGCCCGTGCTGGGCATCGGTCCGGTAGCGGGCGACGCGGCGGCCGTGCTGCGCGAAACGAAAGCTGGCGAGATGTTCGACTACGACGACGTGGAAGGCATCGCCGCCTACCTGCGCCGGCATTACGAAGCGTGGGCGGCCGGGCGACCGCTGCCGGGCGCCCCGCCCGAGCTGGCCCGACGCTACAGCCGCCCCTATCTTGCCGGCGAACTGGCCCGCCTGCTGGAAGAAGTAACCCACGCCGAGCCATGCGTGTCTGCAGCATCGTAG
- the wecB gene encoding non-hydrolyzing UDP-N-acetylglucosamine 2-epimerase, whose translation MRVCSIVGARPQFIKAAMVSRALAEAGIEEVLIHTGQHYDVNMDRVFFEELGLPAPRVHLGVGSGTHAEQTGLMMIRLEAALRAMRPAPDWVLIYGDTNSTLAGALVAAKLQLPLAHVEAGLRSFNRAMPEEINRVVADHLSQLLFAPTPTAVENLRREGITQGVHLTGDVMEEAVRCYAEVARRRVPLASLTAHAPGTYYVATVHRAENTDDPVRLQGIFEGLGRLALPVILPLHPRTRARLNGGIRVPANVELREPVGYLAMLTLVQHARAVLTDSGGLQKEAVWLGVPCITLRDETEWVETLEGGWNQLVGADPDRIVAAVQRRPEGPSAFCRDQSASQRIAELLQQVDG comes from the coding sequence ATGCGTGTCTGCAGCATCGTAGGAGCACGTCCCCAGTTCATCAAAGCGGCCATGGTGAGCCGGGCGCTGGCCGAAGCCGGCATCGAAGAGGTGTTGATCCACACGGGTCAGCACTACGACGTGAACATGGACCGCGTCTTTTTCGAAGAGCTGGGGCTGCCGGCGCCCCGGGTGCATCTGGGGGTGGGCTCCGGTACGCATGCCGAGCAGACCGGACTGATGATGATCCGGCTGGAGGCGGCCTTGCGCGCCATGCGTCCGGCGCCCGACTGGGTGCTGATCTATGGCGACACGAACAGCACGCTGGCCGGTGCCCTCGTGGCGGCCAAGCTGCAGCTGCCGCTGGCTCATGTGGAGGCCGGACTGCGCTCGTTCAACCGGGCCATGCCCGAAGAGATCAACCGCGTGGTGGCCGATCATCTGTCGCAGCTGCTGTTTGCACCGACGCCCACGGCCGTCGAGAACCTGCGGCGCGAGGGCATTACGCAGGGCGTACACCTGACCGGCGACGTGATGGAAGAGGCCGTCCGCTGCTATGCCGAAGTTGCACGCCGCCGGGTGCCGCTGGCGTCGCTGACCGCTCATGCGCCGGGCACCTACTACGTGGCGACCGTGCACCGCGCCGAGAACACGGACGATCCGGTCCGGCTGCAGGGAATCTTTGAGGGCCTGGGGCGGCTCGCGCTGCCCGTTATTCTTCCACTGCATCCGCGCACACGCGCCCGTCTGAATGGCGGCATCCGGGTGCCGGCCAATGTCGAACTCCGGGAGCCGGTGGGCTATCTGGCCATGCTGACGCTCGTGCAACACGCCCGTGCCGTGCTGACCGACTCGGGCGGTCTGCAGAAGGAAGCCGTCTGGCTGGGCGTGCCCTGCATCACGCTGCGCGACGAAACCGAATGGGTGGAAACACTCGAAGGTGGCTGGAATCAACTGGTCGGGGCCGACCCGGATCGCATTGTGGCCGCCGTCCAGCGCCGTCCCGAAGGGCCTTCCGCTTTCTGCCGGGACCAATCCGCCAGCCAGCGCATTGCCGAACTGCTGCAGCAGGTTGACGGATGA
- a CDS encoding glycosyltransferase family 4 protein: protein MKPRLLFIYLHPSPFVLDDLAVLEAHYEVRPFHFDVRRVRTPGGMLRMLRAQRAWLRRELPEAALVLGWFVDYHMVLPVRMARRRKIPVAVVLGGFDSRCLPELNDGVFCSRWRAPLARYVYRNASLLLPVAASLMEMPATPWTGNRLQGVRAWVPGLRTPFQVVPTGYDPEQWPPGPAERPPVVRTVAFVGSERVLRCKGIDLLLAAATHLPEVQFEVVGVTAEMQRIIRERYAPSPNVRLREPVPRAELPAIYGETSVYAQLSRAEGLPNALCEAMLCGCIPVGSPVFGIPEAIGDAGFIVERPEVGAVVDALRRALQCDARWRTRARTRILQLYPKDRRIHELIAALESLRQSQNG from the coding sequence ATGAAGCCCCGTCTTCTCTTCATCTATCTGCATCCGAGCCCGTTCGTGCTGGACGATCTGGCGGTGCTGGAGGCACATTACGAGGTGCGTCCGTTTCATTTCGACGTACGGCGGGTGCGTACTCCGGGTGGGATGTTGCGCATGCTACGCGCCCAGCGGGCGTGGCTGCGGCGTGAGCTGCCCGAAGCAGCGCTGGTGCTGGGCTGGTTTGTGGACTACCACATGGTGCTACCGGTACGGATGGCCCGGCGCCGAAAGATTCCGGTGGCCGTTGTGCTGGGGGGATTCGACAGCCGCTGCCTGCCAGAGCTGAACGACGGGGTATTCTGCAGTCGCTGGCGGGCGCCGCTGGCCCGATACGTCTATCGCAACGCGTCGCTGCTGCTGCCGGTCGCCGCTTCGCTCATGGAAATGCCGGCCACGCCCTGGACCGGCAATCGGCTGCAGGGCGTGCGGGCCTGGGTGCCCGGGCTGAGGACGCCGTTCCAGGTCGTCCCCACCGGTTACGATCCGGAGCAGTGGCCGCCCGGTCCCGCGGAGCGCCCGCCGGTGGTGCGGACCGTTGCTTTTGTCGGCTCGGAGCGGGTGCTGCGCTGTAAGGGAATCGATCTGCTGCTGGCGGCCGCGACGCATCTGCCGGAGGTGCAGTTTGAGGTGGTGGGCGTGACGGCCGAGATGCAGCGGATCATTCGGGAGCGGTATGCTCCGTCGCCGAATGTCCGACTCCGGGAGCCGGTCCCGCGTGCGGAGCTTCCGGCCATCTACGGGGAGACGTCCGTGTACGCGCAGCTTTCCCGCGCCGAAGGATTGCCCAATGCGCTGTGCGAGGCCATGCTGTGCGGGTGCATTCCGGTGGGCAGTCCGGTGTTCGGAATCCCGGAAGCCATCGGCGACGCCGGCTTTATCGTGGAGCGTCCGGAGGTCGGGGCCGTGGTGGACGCCCTCCGTCGGGCGTTGCAGTGCGATGCGCGCTGGCGAACGCGAGCCCGGACACGCATCCTGCAGTTGTACCCGAAGGATCGAAGAATCCATGAGTTAATAGCCGCCCTGGAGTCGCTTCGGCAGAGCCAGAATGGTTGA
- a CDS encoding glycosyltransferase, producing MADERPTVSVVIAAYNAERWIAETIQSVLGQDYPVLEVIVVDDGSTDATREVVAPFQGPVRYVFQENAGSAAARNHGIRLARGELVAFLDADDLWLPGKLAAQVACLQAHPDCGWCYTDAWLVDASTRSKKVRLSQLAAMPEGRVLEALLLSNFVPFSSALVRREALEAVDGFREGPDRRISEDWDLWLRIAAHYPVCRVAEPLVLIRDHPARKTGTAALDELVRARVRIVEEAVARHPELRRLRRVALAGIYEGAGRKALVRGHRAQARRLLGRAVRMDPGRLRRWGYWLAAWMPAAVRRLAGRLRSWWWQRTHADENA from the coding sequence ATGGCGGACGAGCGGCCCACAGTCAGCGTGGTGATTGCGGCCTACAATGCCGAGCGCTGGATAGCTGAAACGATCCAGAGTGTACTCGGGCAGGATTACCCGGTGCTGGAGGTGATCGTGGTGGACGACGGTTCGACGGACGCGACGCGCGAAGTGGTCGCGCCGTTTCAGGGGCCGGTCCGCTACGTGTTTCAGGAAAATGCAGGCTCGGCGGCCGCCCGCAACCATGGCATTCGACTGGCCCGTGGGGAACTGGTGGCCTTCCTGGATGCCGACGACCTCTGGTTGCCGGGCAAGCTCGCCGCCCAGGTAGCCTGCCTGCAGGCACACCCGGATTGTGGCTGGTGCTACACGGATGCCTGGCTGGTGGACGCATCGACCCGGAGCAAAAAAGTGCGGCTCAGCCAGCTTGCCGCCATGCCCGAGGGAAGGGTGCTGGAGGCGCTGTTGCTGAGCAACTTCGTGCCGTTTTCCAGCGCGCTGGTGCGCCGGGAAGCGCTGGAGGCGGTCGATGGCTTTCGTGAAGGGCCGGATCGGCGGATCAGTGAAGACTGGGACCTCTGGCTGCGCATCGCAGCTCACTACCCCGTCTGTCGTGTAGCGGAGCCGCTGGTACTGATCCGGGATCATCCCGCCCGTAAGACCGGTACGGCTGCGCTGGACGAGCTGGTGCGTGCCCGTGTGCGCATCGTGGAAGAAGCGGTGGCACGCCATCCCGAGTTGCGACGGCTCCGGCGGGTGGCCCTGGCCGGCATCTACGAGGGAGCCGGGCGCAAAGCGCTGGTTCGGGGACACCGGGCGCAGGCCAGACGGCTGCTGGGGCGCGCCGTGCGAATGGATCCGGGCAGGCTCCGTCGCTGGGGCTACTGGCTGGCCGCCTGGATGCCGGCCGCGGTGCGGCGTCTGGCCGGACGGCTCCGATCGTGGTGGTGGCAACGAACACATGCAGACGAGAACGCATGA
- a CDS encoding class I SAM-dependent methyltransferase, translating to MPARKLYRVADRLYRRELLAWSMRAFRRQPPGTLPSRRLLRALRKGWGNEIWSVSEELLIGLIREAWRTPGPVLECGSGLSTLLLGAIGMQVGWEVWTLEHDAFWAEHVRWALRRFGITNVHLLHAPLRDYGAFHWYDIKPEMLPARFSLVLCDGPPGNTPGGRYGLLPVLGHRLSPSVIILLDDAGRPEEQAIAHRWTAELGGTMTIEGVQKPYARIEGPG from the coding sequence ATGCCGGCGCGCAAGCTATACCGGGTGGCCGACCGGTTGTATCGCCGGGAACTGCTCGCCTGGAGCATGCGGGCCTTTCGGCGACAACCACCCGGGACGTTGCCATCCCGCCGGTTGCTACGCGCCCTGCGTAAAGGCTGGGGCAACGAAATCTGGTCGGTCAGCGAAGAATTACTGATCGGTCTGATTCGGGAAGCCTGGAGGACACCGGGACCGGTGCTGGAGTGCGGTTCGGGACTGAGTACGCTGCTGCTGGGAGCGATCGGGATGCAGGTCGGCTGGGAAGTGTGGACGCTGGAGCACGATGCCTTCTGGGCCGAACATGTGCGGTGGGCGCTACGCCGCTTCGGGATTACGAACGTTCATCTCCTGCATGCGCCGCTTCGCGATTACGGGGCCTTTCACTGGTATGATATAAAGCCCGAAATGCTGCCCGCCCGTTTTTCGCTGGTGCTATGCGATGGGCCGCCGGGCAACACGCCAGGCGGCCGCTATGGGCTGCTGCCGGTGCTGGGCCACCGGCTCAGTCCTTCGGTCATCATTTTGCTGGACGATGCCGGGCGTCCGGAGGAACAGGCCATTGCACATCGCTGGACGGCCGAACTCGGCGGCACGATGACCATTGAAGGCGTGCAGAAACCCTACGCCCGGATTGAAGGCCCCGGATGA
- a CDS encoding lipopolysaccharide biosynthesis protein gives MSRTASQSTLNRLLRQGSVYALGNLLLKASGLLLAPLYLDTTLLPQAAYGYLVLLEATAQLLLPLLGLGLTTGLLKFATDPVQRDRQEAVPFTVLSVSLGVALLVLGLSWLVAPRLGTLLGWTDGEIILRLFGGYLAAKLLSSVPLAFLRLRERAALYTTAILLETALLIGGVYYFLAHAQLGLRGVVQAMALASGSSALVLVGGMLRVVPRRWDPHLVGALMRFGLPLALAGVALPVLHVGDRYLLGWLADPETVAVYGWAARLSGVLNMLLVQSFQLAFAVIGLKALGEQPEGEAALHRRTFRHYTIWGGWIALALSLGAYDVTALLASDAAYLKADSLVLPLSLGYLLFGLYNIFVNVLYAAGESRFIAWNVVAAGLLNVALNLWWIPKLGAMGAALATVVAYGVLAGGTAWRALRVRPTTYPWRVLGLVLVLVTGLALVGYLTATLPTAVRLAVRALLVLLYGPLVVALRLYRPEELREGWRWLRRRWEQMRTPTG, from the coding sequence ATGAGTCGTACCGCTTCGCAGAGCACGCTGAACCGCCTGCTCCGGCAGGGCAGCGTTTATGCGCTGGGGAATCTGCTGCTGAAGGCCAGCGGACTGCTCCTGGCGCCGCTCTACCTCGACACCACGCTGCTTCCGCAGGCGGCCTATGGCTATCTGGTGCTGCTGGAGGCCACGGCACAGCTGCTGCTGCCGCTGCTGGGACTGGGACTGACTACGGGGCTGCTCAAGTTCGCCACCGATCCGGTGCAGCGCGACCGACAGGAAGCCGTGCCCTTCACCGTGCTGAGCGTCTCGCTGGGAGTAGCGCTGCTGGTGCTCGGGCTGAGCTGGCTGGTGGCACCCCGGTTGGGCACGCTGCTGGGCTGGACCGACGGTGAGATCATCCTGCGCCTGTTCGGGGGGTACCTGGCCGCGAAGCTTCTGAGCAGCGTTCCGCTGGCGTTTCTGCGGCTTCGGGAGCGGGCGGCGCTTTACACGACGGCCATATTGCTTGAGACGGCGCTGCTTATCGGCGGCGTGTACTACTTTCTGGCGCATGCGCAGCTGGGCCTCCGGGGCGTCGTGCAGGCCATGGCACTGGCCTCCGGTAGCAGTGCGCTGGTGCTGGTGGGCGGTATGCTGCGCGTGGTACCCCGGCGCTGGGATCCGCATCTAGTGGGGGCGCTCATGCGCTTCGGGCTGCCGCTTGCGCTGGCCGGCGTGGCGCTGCCCGTGCTGCACGTGGGCGACCGCTACCTGCTGGGCTGGCTTGCCGATCCCGAGACGGTGGCCGTCTATGGCTGGGCGGCCCGCCTGAGCGGCGTGCTCAACATGCTGCTCGTGCAGAGCTTCCAGCTGGCCTTCGCCGTGATCGGCCTGAAAGCGCTGGGTGAGCAGCCGGAAGGTGAGGCGGCGCTGCACCGCCGGACGTTCCGGCACTACACGATCTGGGGCGGCTGGATTGCGCTGGCGCTCTCGCTGGGCGCCTACGACGTGACGGCGTTGCTGGCCTCGGATGCGGCCTACCTGAAGGCCGATTCGCTGGTACTGCCGCTGAGCCTGGGCTACCTGCTGTTCGGGCTGTACAATATTTTCGTGAACGTGCTCTATGCGGCCGGAGAAAGTCGCTTTATCGCCTGGAATGTCGTGGCGGCCGGGCTGCTGAATGTCGCACTGAACCTGTGGTGGATTCCGAAGCTGGGGGCCATGGGGGCCGCACTGGCCACCGTCGTGGCCTACGGCGTACTGGCCGGAGGAACTGCCTGGCGCGCTCTCCGGGTACGTCCCACGACCTATCCCTGGCGGGTGCTGGGGCTCGTTCTGGTGCTGGTAACGGGACTGGCGCTGGTGGGATACCTGACGGCAACGCTGCCGACGGCCGTCCGGTTGGCGGTGCGCGCGCTGCTGGTGCTGCTCTATGGACCGCTGGTGGTGGCTTTGCGGCTCTATCGCCCGGAAGAGCTCCGGGAAGGCTGGCGGTGGCTGCGCCGACGATGGGAGCAGATGCGCACGCCCACCGGATGA
- a CDS encoding histidine phosphatase family protein codes for MPATTLYFVRHGETDYNRNSIVQGRGVDAPLNDRGRRQAEALARRFAAVPLDAIYASPLRRALETAEAVRRYHPAVPFYQLADLEEMDWGELEGKPYAPPYDAKIRAIYERWRAGDYDYPVPGGESILDVQRRALRALETILSRHEGETVLIVAHGRFLRILLASVLPEYGLARMEALPHTNTAVNHLVYENGRFRALRLNCTAHLEEAAVDDGLPTEVAA; via the coding sequence ATGCCTGCGACCACGTTGTACTTTGTGCGGCACGGCGAGACCGATTATAACCGCAACAGTATCGTGCAGGGACGCGGCGTCGATGCGCCGCTCAACGATCGGGGACGACGCCAGGCCGAAGCGCTCGCGCGGCGCTTTGCCGCGGTTCCGCTGGATGCCATCTACGCCAGCCCGCTGCGACGCGCGCTGGAGACGGCCGAGGCCGTGCGTCGGTATCATCCTGCGGTGCCGTTCTACCAGCTGGCCGATCTGGAAGAAATGGACTGGGGCGAGCTGGAAGGAAAACCCTATGCGCCCCCTTACGACGCGAAGATTCGTGCCATTTACGAGCGCTGGCGGGCCGGCGACTACGACTATCCGGTACCCGGCGGTGAGTCCATCCTGGACGTGCAGCGCCGTGCGCTGCGGGCGCTGGAAACCATCCTGAGCCGCCATGAGGGAGAGACCGTGCTGATCGTCGCGCACGGCCGGTTTCTGCGCATTCTGCTGGCTTCTGTACTGCCCGAGTACGGACTGGCCCGCATGGAGGCCCTTCCACACACGAACACGGCCGTCAATCATCTGGTCTATGAAAACGGCCGTTTCCGGGCGCTCCGGTTGAACTGTACGGCACACCTGGAGGAAGCGGCGGTGGACGACGGACTTCCGACGGAGGTGGCGGCATGA